The proteins below come from a single Microtus pennsylvanicus isolate mMicPen1 chromosome 13, mMicPen1.hap1, whole genome shotgun sequence genomic window:
- the LOC142833756 gene encoding olfactory receptor 2A12-like produces MLMIPGQNQSWVSEFILLGFSSDPTTNSILFIVFLLIYLSSVMGNGLIILLVCLDSHLHTPMYFFLCILAMLDMGYVTTTMPQMLVHLLAHSHTISFAGCWIQMYVFGALATTESTFFVVMAYDRYVAICHPLRYTVILNWGLCIWLAAGTWNCAFFFSLLHTFFTMSLPYCGPNKVSHYFCDSPSVRSLACMDTHLIEMVDQVLSVFLVVVPISLIVASYIRIAMAILKIKSTQVHNKAFSTCASHLTVVTFFYGPSTYIYMKPNSSYSPERDKQVSLFYNAFTALLNPLVYSLRNKDIKRAFLKAIGHSKVDY; encoded by the coding sequence ATGTTGATGATTCCAGGCCAGAACCAAAGCTGGGTTTCTGAGTTTATCCTGCTTGGCTTCTCCAGTGACCCCACGACCAACAGCATCCTCTTCATTGTGTTCCTTCTCATCTACCTGAGCTCAGTCATGGGCAATGGACTCATCATCCTGCTGGTCTGCCTGGACTCACATCtgcacactcccatgtacttcttcctctgtaTACTTGCCATGTTGGATATGGGCTATGTCACCACCACCATGCCCCAGATGCTGGTGCATCTTCTTGCTCACTCTCACACCATCTCCTTTGCTGGCTGCTGGATACAGATGTATGTGTTTGGTGCCCTGGCTACTACTGAGAGTACCTTCTTTGTTGTCATGGCTtatgacagatatgtggccatttGCCACCCTCTGCGTTACACTGTCATCCTCAACTGGGGACTGTGCATATGGTTGGCAGCAGGGACCTGGAActgtgctttcttcttctctctgttaCATACATTCTTTACCATGAGTCTGCCATATTGTGGGCCTAACAAGGTTAGTCACTATTTCTGTGACAGCCCTTCAGTGCGTAGCCTGGCTTGCATGGATACTCACCTCATTGAGATGGTGGACCAGGTCTTGAGTGTTTTTCTGGTTGTTGTTCCCATTTCCCTCATTGTGGCCTCCTACATTCGCATTGCCATGGCAATTCTCAAGATCAAGTCTACCCAAGTCCACAACAAGGCTTTCTctacctgtgcctcccacctAACTGTGGTCACCTTCTTCTATGGTCCATCCACTTACATCTACATGAAGCCTAATTCCAGCTACTCCCCTGAACGAGACAAGCAGGTCTCACTGTTTTACAATGCCTTCACTGCCTTGCTCAACCCTCTGGTCTACAGTCTGAGAAACAAAGACATCAAGAGAGCATTTCTCAAGGCGATAGGGCATAGTAAGGTGGACTACTGA